ACTCAAATGAAACAGCGACCTTCTCCGGTTACCCGAAGAATGGTCGCTGCCGTGTTTCGTACTGCCCTACATCTGGTGGAGCTGAGGGGAATCGAACCCCTGACCTTCTCGATGCGAACGAGACGCGCTACCAACTGCGCCACAACCCCTGGTGCAGCGTTTCTCACTGCTGCTCAACCCTATCAAAGGGATCGGAAACCGCGGAACGTCAGGCCCCCGATGCCCGTCGGACGCCATGGCTCTCGCGCGCCGACTGCTGAAATGGCTCGTCGTAGTGATCGAGATGCTCGAACTCCGGGTCCTCGTCGTCGATTTCCAGTACCACGGCGCCGGGACGACGCAGTCGCTGTGGAACCAGCCGGAGCTCTTCGTCGGTGCGTGATTCCACACCGAGGCGTGAGCGACCCGCTCGGGTCATCCGACGCCGTCGGATCTCCTGCTCGATCTGGACCTGCCGACGCAGGTAGTAGAGGTATCCAACGAGGGCCGCGACCGAAAGGGTGCATGCCCACCACAACATCGGCATCATGATGACTGCGAGAGCGCCAGTAGCGATTGCCGCGAACACCAACCCAAGTACCGCGCGCTGCCGGAAAGAGTATCGAGCGGCGCTTGCAATCGCATCGGCTTCGGCGTCGAAGCCGCCGCGTCCGCGACGGCTCGGAACGTAGGCACGTTCGACGTCGCCTGTGTCGATTTCTTCGGTTTCTGCGTGAGTGTCCATCGGGTCCTCCGCGTCGGTGCTTGGTGCGTTACGTCCGAAGACGACACCGGCGGGTGCCGATGTGCGCTCGTCGTACTCGGGTCGCCAGTCGGGGTCGCTTGCGTGTCCGGCGGCAGGTCCACGTTGGGGCCTCGAGGATCCACCGCGGTACAGAACGCGGGTCGCGAGGGCGACATCGGATGTTTGCATGATGCGTGGGCGCTTACTCATCATCATCGGCAGCAGGACGAACAACCAGATTGCGACGAGACCGATCCAGATGATCGAGTTGGGCATATCGGCGTTCTCCTCTCATGCCTGTTGGGTCCGACATCTGTGACGTCTTCAGGCTATGCGGAAGTTGCTGCCGAACCTCGCCGACGCGCCGACACCAGATTACACACAGGCAACTCCAGTCACATCCGTCACGAGTGGACACGTCCGAGTTCTAAGCCCAAGCCGCCCGTCCAGTGCGCACCAACCGGTCTGCGACGGTCCCCTGAACCTCGTTGGAAGTCAGCGCCACCAGTAGGTGATCGCGCCAACGCCCATCGACGTCGAGGTAGTCCCGCAGGAGTCCTTCCTCACGGAACCCGACGTTACGTAGTACAGCCTGGCTCGGAAGGTTCTCCGGTCGCACTGTCGCTTCGACACGGTGAAGTCCGAGCGGACCGAAACAATGGTCGAGACCGATGGCCAACGCTGCCGTGGCAACACCGCGACCATTGACGTCCTTGGCCACCCAATACCCGATCCAGGCAGATTTAAGCGCACCGCGAATGATGTTGCCGACAGTCATTTGTCCACAGAATTCACCGTCGACCTCGATGGCCATCGGCAGCATGTGGCCCTTACGTGCTTCGGACTTGAGCCCGGAGCACAAGGCGGGCCATGACGAGATGTGGTGTCGCGCGGCCCACGAGCCCTCGCCGGTCGGTTCCCACGGCTCCAGGTGATCGCGATCGCGGAGTCGGAGCCGACTCCAGGCACCCGCGTCCCGAAGCTTCACAGGACGGAGAGTGACATTGCCCCCGGCAACAGTCAGAGGT
This region of Rhodococcus sp. PAMC28707 genomic DNA includes:
- the glpR gene encoding gephyrin-like molybdotransferase receptor GlpR, with translation MPNSIIWIGLVAIWLFVLLPMMMSKRPRIMQTSDVALATRVLYRGGSSRPQRGPAAGHASDPDWRPEYDERTSAPAGVVFGRNAPSTDAEDPMDTHAETEEIDTGDVERAYVPSRRGRGGFDAEADAIASAARYSFRQRAVLGLVFAAIATGALAVIMMPMLWWACTLSVAALVGYLYYLRRQVQIEQEIRRRRMTRAGRSRLGVESRTDEELRLVPQRLRRPGAVVLEIDDEDPEFEHLDHYDEPFQQSARESHGVRRASGA
- a CDS encoding GNAT family protein is translated as MPRTWSSHPGWPAKLGPLTVAGGNVTLRPVKLRDAGAWSRLRLRDRDHLEPWEPTGEGSWAARHHISSWPALCSGLKSEARKGHMLPMAIEVDGEFCGQMTVGNIIRGALKSAWIGYWVAKDVNGRGVATAALAIGLDHCFGPLGLHRVEATVRPENLPSQAVLRNVGFREEGLLRDYLDVDGRWRDHLLVALTSNEVQGTVADRLVRTGRAAWA